A single genomic interval of Canis lupus dingo isolate Sandy chromosome 6, ASM325472v2, whole genome shotgun sequence harbors:
- the EPS8L3 gene encoding epidermal growth factor receptor kinase substrate 8-like protein 3 isoform X1, protein MSRPSSRAIYLQRKEYLQNISSEPTCLQHRVEHLMTCKLGSQKIQEPKDALKKLQEMDAQGRVWSQDLFLQVRDGWFQLLDIETKEELDSYRLDSIQAMDVVLSIGSYNAILSITVQESSLPATSTLLFHCQEVRAEQLRNSLKKALEEEQQQSRPHSRARHPSQDRWRGPSPERSFSKEQVPPPEQGLPPEQSYWMTPEHSTPPSPRPLLCNSSTQESSTLTLPPPRRTPSPESPERDEEILSHILRDIELFVGKLKEAQAKSSHKKKKLGKKKGKDQWGMTQAQYIDCFQKIKYSFNLLGKLAIWLQEKNAPEFVHILFQLLDSILAQCPEPGLAARVISPLLTPKAIDLLQSCLSPAESNFWKRLGAAWTTSRANWTGSEPPPYQPTFYDGWQLPEPSNQAPSGYQSSTSLRPGLGSTSYLAQEETHNHGPQPGDPNHVPSSSRPMKPALKMQVLYEFEARNPQELTVAQGEVLEVLDQSKRWWLVKNEKGQSGYIPSNILEPLQSRAPGDQSQSPSWAPVLRPSSTPEEVAAWLQAQNFSTTTVKSLRFLTGSQLLRMRPGELQMLCPQEAPRVLAQLENVRRTLGMSL, encoded by the exons CACCTAATGACATGTAAGCTAGGATCTCAGAAGATCCAAGAACCCAAGGATGCGCTGAAGAAGCTGCAGGAGATGGATGCTCAGGGCCGGGTGTGGAGTCAGGACCTGTTCCTGCAGGTCAGAGACGGCTGGTTCCAACTGCTGGACATCGAGACGAAG GAGGAGCTGGACTCTTACCGCCTGGACAGCATCCAGGCCATGGACGTGGTGCTCAGCATCGGCTCCTACAACGCTATCCTGTCCATCACGGTGCAGGAGTCCAGCCTGCCAGCCACCAGCACTCTGCTCTTCCACTGCCAGGAAGTGAGG GCAGAGCAGCTAAGGAACAGCCTGAAGAAGGCCCTGGAGGAGGAGCAACAGCAAAG CAGACCCCACTCTAGAGCCCGTCACCCCAGCCAAGACAGATGGAGGGGGCCTTCTCCAGAGAGGTCATTCTCTAAGGAGCAAGTACCCCCACCAGAGCAGGGGCTCCCTCCAGAGCAGTCCTACTGGATGACCCCAGAGCACA GTACACCGCCATCCCCAAGGCCCCTGCTATGCAACTCCAGTACCCAAGAATCAAGCACCCTCACTTTGCCTCCTCCAAGGCGGACCCCATCTCCCGAGAGCCCAGAGAGGGATGAG GAGATACTAAGCCACATCCTTAGGGATATCGAGCTGTTTGTGGGCAAGCTGAAGGAGGCCCAGGCAAAGAGCAGTCATAAGAAGAAGAAACTagggaagaaaaaaggcaagGATCAGTGGG GAATGACACAGGCACAGTACATTGATTGCTTCCAGAAGATCAAGTACAGCTTCAACCTCCTA ggcaAGCTGGCCATCTGGCTGCAGGAGAAGAACGCTCCCGAATTTGTGCACATCCTCTTCCAACTTCTAGACTCT ATCCTGGCCCAGTGCCCTGAGCCTGGTCTAGCAGCCCGAGTGATTtcacccctcctcacccccaaagCCATCGACCTGCTGCAGTCCTGTCTCAGCCCGGCTGAGAGCAACTTCTGGAAGAGACTGGGTGCGGCCTGGACCACCAGCCG GGCCAACTGGACAGGCAGTGAGCCCCCACCGTACCAACCCACATTCTATGATGGTTGGCAGCTTCCAGAACCCTCCAACCAG GCACCCTCGGGATACCAGAGCTCTACCTCTCTACG cccTGGATTAGGGAGCACCTCCTACCTTGCCCAAGAGGAGACACACAACCATGGCCCTCAACCTGGGGACCCCAACCACGTGCCCTCCAGCTCCAGACCCATGAAGCCAGCCCTGAAAATGCAAGTCCTATACGAGTTTGAAGCCAGGAACCCACAGGAACTGACTGTAGCCCAGGGAGAGGTGCTGGAG GTCCTGGACCAGAGCAAGCGGTGGTGGCTGGTGAAGAATGAGAAGGGACAGAGTGGCTACATTCCCAGCAACATCCTAGAGCCCCTACAGTCAAGGGCCCCGGGGGACCAGAGCCAGTCGCCTTCTTGG GCTCCAGTGCTTCGACCTAGCTCGACGCCTGAGGAGGTGGCGGCCTGGCTACAGGCACAGAACTTCTCCACCAC CACCGTGAagagcctcaggttcctcacagggagccagctgCTTCGCATGAGACCCGGGGAGCTCCAGATGCTGTGTCCACAGGAGGCCCCACGGGTCCTGGCGCAGTTAGAAAATGTCAGAAGGACGTTGGGG atGAGCCTTTAG
- the EPS8L3 gene encoding epidermal growth factor receptor kinase substrate 8-like protein 3 isoform X3, with protein MSRPSSRAIYLQRKEYLQNISSEPTCLQHRVEHLMTCKLGSQKIQEPKDALKKLQEMDAQGRVWSQDLFLQVRDGWFQLLDIETKEELDSYRLDSIQAMDVVLSIGSYNAILSITVQESSLPATSTLLFHCQEVRAEQLRNSLKKALEEEQQQSRPHSRARHPSQDRWRGPSPERSFSKEQVPPPEQGLPPEQSYWMTPEHSTPPSPRPLLCNSSTQESSTLTLPPPRRTPSPESPERDEEILSHILRDIELFVGKLKEAQAKSSHKKKKLGKKKGKDQWGMTQAQYIDCFQKIKYSFNLLGKLAIWLQEKNAPEFVHILFQLLDSILAQCPEPGLAARVISPLLTPKAIDLLQSCLSPAESNFWKRLGAAWTTSRANWTGSEPPPYQPTFYDGWQLPEPSNQAPSGYQSSTSLRSRPMKPALKMQVLYEFEARNPQELTVAQGEVLEVLDQSKRWWLVKNEKGQSGYIPSNILEPLQSRAPGDQSQSPSWAPVLRPSSTPEEVAAWLQAQNFSTTTVKSLRFLTGSQLLRMRPGELQMLCPQEAPRVLAQLENVRRTLGMSL; from the exons CACCTAATGACATGTAAGCTAGGATCTCAGAAGATCCAAGAACCCAAGGATGCGCTGAAGAAGCTGCAGGAGATGGATGCTCAGGGCCGGGTGTGGAGTCAGGACCTGTTCCTGCAGGTCAGAGACGGCTGGTTCCAACTGCTGGACATCGAGACGAAG GAGGAGCTGGACTCTTACCGCCTGGACAGCATCCAGGCCATGGACGTGGTGCTCAGCATCGGCTCCTACAACGCTATCCTGTCCATCACGGTGCAGGAGTCCAGCCTGCCAGCCACCAGCACTCTGCTCTTCCACTGCCAGGAAGTGAGG GCAGAGCAGCTAAGGAACAGCCTGAAGAAGGCCCTGGAGGAGGAGCAACAGCAAAG CAGACCCCACTCTAGAGCCCGTCACCCCAGCCAAGACAGATGGAGGGGGCCTTCTCCAGAGAGGTCATTCTCTAAGGAGCAAGTACCCCCACCAGAGCAGGGGCTCCCTCCAGAGCAGTCCTACTGGATGACCCCAGAGCACA GTACACCGCCATCCCCAAGGCCCCTGCTATGCAACTCCAGTACCCAAGAATCAAGCACCCTCACTTTGCCTCCTCCAAGGCGGACCCCATCTCCCGAGAGCCCAGAGAGGGATGAG GAGATACTAAGCCACATCCTTAGGGATATCGAGCTGTTTGTGGGCAAGCTGAAGGAGGCCCAGGCAAAGAGCAGTCATAAGAAGAAGAAACTagggaagaaaaaaggcaagGATCAGTGGG GAATGACACAGGCACAGTACATTGATTGCTTCCAGAAGATCAAGTACAGCTTCAACCTCCTA ggcaAGCTGGCCATCTGGCTGCAGGAGAAGAACGCTCCCGAATTTGTGCACATCCTCTTCCAACTTCTAGACTCT ATCCTGGCCCAGTGCCCTGAGCCTGGTCTAGCAGCCCGAGTGATTtcacccctcctcacccccaaagCCATCGACCTGCTGCAGTCCTGTCTCAGCCCGGCTGAGAGCAACTTCTGGAAGAGACTGGGTGCGGCCTGGACCACCAGCCG GGCCAACTGGACAGGCAGTGAGCCCCCACCGTACCAACCCACATTCTATGATGGTTGGCAGCTTCCAGAACCCTCCAACCAG GCACCCTCGGGATACCAGAGCTCTACCTCTCTACG CTCCAGACCCATGAAGCCAGCCCTGAAAATGCAAGTCCTATACGAGTTTGAAGCCAGGAACCCACAGGAACTGACTGTAGCCCAGGGAGAGGTGCTGGAG GTCCTGGACCAGAGCAAGCGGTGGTGGCTGGTGAAGAATGAGAAGGGACAGAGTGGCTACATTCCCAGCAACATCCTAGAGCCCCTACAGTCAAGGGCCCCGGGGGACCAGAGCCAGTCGCCTTCTTGG GCTCCAGTGCTTCGACCTAGCTCGACGCCTGAGGAGGTGGCGGCCTGGCTACAGGCACAGAACTTCTCCACCAC CACCGTGAagagcctcaggttcctcacagggagccagctgCTTCGCATGAGACCCGGGGAGCTCCAGATGCTGTGTCCACAGGAGGCCCCACGGGTCCTGGCGCAGTTAGAAAATGTCAGAAGGACGTTGGGG atGAGCCTTTAG
- the EPS8L3 gene encoding epidermal growth factor receptor kinase substrate 8-like protein 3 isoform X2 gives MSRPSSRAIYLQRKEYLQNISSEPTCLQHRVEHLMTCKLGSQKIQEPKDALKKLQEMDAQGRVWSQDLFLQVRDGWFQLLDIETKEELDSYRLDSIQAMDVVLSIGSYNAILSITVQESSLPATSTLLFHCQEVRAEQLRNSLKKALEEEQQQRPHSRARHPSQDRWRGPSPERSFSKEQVPPPEQGLPPEQSYWMTPEHSTPPSPRPLLCNSSTQESSTLTLPPPRRTPSPESPERDEEILSHILRDIELFVGKLKEAQAKSSHKKKKLGKKKGKDQWGMTQAQYIDCFQKIKYSFNLLGKLAIWLQEKNAPEFVHILFQLLDSILAQCPEPGLAARVISPLLTPKAIDLLQSCLSPAESNFWKRLGAAWTTSRANWTGSEPPPYQPTFYDGWQLPEPSNQAPSGYQSSTSLRPGLGSTSYLAQEETHNHGPQPGDPNHVPSSSRPMKPALKMQVLYEFEARNPQELTVAQGEVLEVLDQSKRWWLVKNEKGQSGYIPSNILEPLQSRAPGDQSQSPSWAPVLRPSSTPEEVAAWLQAQNFSTTTVKSLRFLTGSQLLRMRPGELQMLCPQEAPRVLAQLENVRRTLGMSL, from the exons CACCTAATGACATGTAAGCTAGGATCTCAGAAGATCCAAGAACCCAAGGATGCGCTGAAGAAGCTGCAGGAGATGGATGCTCAGGGCCGGGTGTGGAGTCAGGACCTGTTCCTGCAGGTCAGAGACGGCTGGTTCCAACTGCTGGACATCGAGACGAAG GAGGAGCTGGACTCTTACCGCCTGGACAGCATCCAGGCCATGGACGTGGTGCTCAGCATCGGCTCCTACAACGCTATCCTGTCCATCACGGTGCAGGAGTCCAGCCTGCCAGCCACCAGCACTCTGCTCTTCCACTGCCAGGAAGTGAGG GCAGAGCAGCTAAGGAACAGCCTGAAGAAGGCCCTGGAGGAGGAGCAACAGCAAAG ACCCCACTCTAGAGCCCGTCACCCCAGCCAAGACAGATGGAGGGGGCCTTCTCCAGAGAGGTCATTCTCTAAGGAGCAAGTACCCCCACCAGAGCAGGGGCTCCCTCCAGAGCAGTCCTACTGGATGACCCCAGAGCACA GTACACCGCCATCCCCAAGGCCCCTGCTATGCAACTCCAGTACCCAAGAATCAAGCACCCTCACTTTGCCTCCTCCAAGGCGGACCCCATCTCCCGAGAGCCCAGAGAGGGATGAG GAGATACTAAGCCACATCCTTAGGGATATCGAGCTGTTTGTGGGCAAGCTGAAGGAGGCCCAGGCAAAGAGCAGTCATAAGAAGAAGAAACTagggaagaaaaaaggcaagGATCAGTGGG GAATGACACAGGCACAGTACATTGATTGCTTCCAGAAGATCAAGTACAGCTTCAACCTCCTA ggcaAGCTGGCCATCTGGCTGCAGGAGAAGAACGCTCCCGAATTTGTGCACATCCTCTTCCAACTTCTAGACTCT ATCCTGGCCCAGTGCCCTGAGCCTGGTCTAGCAGCCCGAGTGATTtcacccctcctcacccccaaagCCATCGACCTGCTGCAGTCCTGTCTCAGCCCGGCTGAGAGCAACTTCTGGAAGAGACTGGGTGCGGCCTGGACCACCAGCCG GGCCAACTGGACAGGCAGTGAGCCCCCACCGTACCAACCCACATTCTATGATGGTTGGCAGCTTCCAGAACCCTCCAACCAG GCACCCTCGGGATACCAGAGCTCTACCTCTCTACG cccTGGATTAGGGAGCACCTCCTACCTTGCCCAAGAGGAGACACACAACCATGGCCCTCAACCTGGGGACCCCAACCACGTGCCCTCCAGCTCCAGACCCATGAAGCCAGCCCTGAAAATGCAAGTCCTATACGAGTTTGAAGCCAGGAACCCACAGGAACTGACTGTAGCCCAGGGAGAGGTGCTGGAG GTCCTGGACCAGAGCAAGCGGTGGTGGCTGGTGAAGAATGAGAAGGGACAGAGTGGCTACATTCCCAGCAACATCCTAGAGCCCCTACAGTCAAGGGCCCCGGGGGACCAGAGCCAGTCGCCTTCTTGG GCTCCAGTGCTTCGACCTAGCTCGACGCCTGAGGAGGTGGCGGCCTGGCTACAGGCACAGAACTTCTCCACCAC CACCGTGAagagcctcaggttcctcacagggagccagctgCTTCGCATGAGACCCGGGGAGCTCCAGATGCTGTGTCCACAGGAGGCCCCACGGGTCCTGGCGCAGTTAGAAAATGTCAGAAGGACGTTGGGG atGAGCCTTTAG
- the EPS8L3 gene encoding epidermal growth factor receptor kinase substrate 8-like protein 3 isoform X4: MTCKLGSQKIQEPKDALKKLQEMDAQGRVWSQDLFLQVRDGWFQLLDIETKEELDSYRLDSIQAMDVVLSIGSYNAILSITVQESSLPATSTLLFHCQEVRAEQLRNSLKKALEEEQQQSRPHSRARHPSQDRWRGPSPERSFSKEQVPPPEQGLPPEQSYWMTPEHSTPPSPRPLLCNSSTQESSTLTLPPPRRTPSPESPERDEEILSHILRDIELFVGKLKEAQAKSSHKKKKLGKKKGKDQWGMTQAQYIDCFQKIKYSFNLLGKLAIWLQEKNAPEFVHILFQLLDSILAQCPEPGLAARVISPLLTPKAIDLLQSCLSPAESNFWKRLGAAWTTSRANWTGSEPPPYQPTFYDGWQLPEPSNQAPSGYQSSTSLRPGLGSTSYLAQEETHNHGPQPGDPNHVPSSSRPMKPALKMQVLYEFEARNPQELTVAQGEVLEVLDQSKRWWLVKNEKGQSGYIPSNILEPLQSRAPGDQSQSPSWAPVLRPSSTPEEVAAWLQAQNFSTTTVKSLRFLTGSQLLRMRPGELQMLCPQEAPRVLAQLENVRRTLGMSL, translated from the exons ATGACATGTAAGCTAGGATCTCAGAAGATCCAAGAACCCAAGGATGCGCTGAAGAAGCTGCAGGAGATGGATGCTCAGGGCCGGGTGTGGAGTCAGGACCTGTTCCTGCAGGTCAGAGACGGCTGGTTCCAACTGCTGGACATCGAGACGAAG GAGGAGCTGGACTCTTACCGCCTGGACAGCATCCAGGCCATGGACGTGGTGCTCAGCATCGGCTCCTACAACGCTATCCTGTCCATCACGGTGCAGGAGTCCAGCCTGCCAGCCACCAGCACTCTGCTCTTCCACTGCCAGGAAGTGAGG GCAGAGCAGCTAAGGAACAGCCTGAAGAAGGCCCTGGAGGAGGAGCAACAGCAAAG CAGACCCCACTCTAGAGCCCGTCACCCCAGCCAAGACAGATGGAGGGGGCCTTCTCCAGAGAGGTCATTCTCTAAGGAGCAAGTACCCCCACCAGAGCAGGGGCTCCCTCCAGAGCAGTCCTACTGGATGACCCCAGAGCACA GTACACCGCCATCCCCAAGGCCCCTGCTATGCAACTCCAGTACCCAAGAATCAAGCACCCTCACTTTGCCTCCTCCAAGGCGGACCCCATCTCCCGAGAGCCCAGAGAGGGATGAG GAGATACTAAGCCACATCCTTAGGGATATCGAGCTGTTTGTGGGCAAGCTGAAGGAGGCCCAGGCAAAGAGCAGTCATAAGAAGAAGAAACTagggaagaaaaaaggcaagGATCAGTGGG GAATGACACAGGCACAGTACATTGATTGCTTCCAGAAGATCAAGTACAGCTTCAACCTCCTA ggcaAGCTGGCCATCTGGCTGCAGGAGAAGAACGCTCCCGAATTTGTGCACATCCTCTTCCAACTTCTAGACTCT ATCCTGGCCCAGTGCCCTGAGCCTGGTCTAGCAGCCCGAGTGATTtcacccctcctcacccccaaagCCATCGACCTGCTGCAGTCCTGTCTCAGCCCGGCTGAGAGCAACTTCTGGAAGAGACTGGGTGCGGCCTGGACCACCAGCCG GGCCAACTGGACAGGCAGTGAGCCCCCACCGTACCAACCCACATTCTATGATGGTTGGCAGCTTCCAGAACCCTCCAACCAG GCACCCTCGGGATACCAGAGCTCTACCTCTCTACG cccTGGATTAGGGAGCACCTCCTACCTTGCCCAAGAGGAGACACACAACCATGGCCCTCAACCTGGGGACCCCAACCACGTGCCCTCCAGCTCCAGACCCATGAAGCCAGCCCTGAAAATGCAAGTCCTATACGAGTTTGAAGCCAGGAACCCACAGGAACTGACTGTAGCCCAGGGAGAGGTGCTGGAG GTCCTGGACCAGAGCAAGCGGTGGTGGCTGGTGAAGAATGAGAAGGGACAGAGTGGCTACATTCCCAGCAACATCCTAGAGCCCCTACAGTCAAGGGCCCCGGGGGACCAGAGCCAGTCGCCTTCTTGG GCTCCAGTGCTTCGACCTAGCTCGACGCCTGAGGAGGTGGCGGCCTGGCTACAGGCACAGAACTTCTCCACCAC CACCGTGAagagcctcaggttcctcacagggagccagctgCTTCGCATGAGACCCGGGGAGCTCCAGATGCTGTGTCCACAGGAGGCCCCACGGGTCCTGGCGCAGTTAGAAAATGTCAGAAGGACGTTGGGG atGAGCCTTTAG